In Thermococcus chitonophagus, the genomic stretch CAAGAGAGGTTACTGAGATAAAGATAAATAAATTGAAAATTACAGACGCCCCTTGAACTTCTCGTAGCTCAGGCTTAGAGCCTCGAGCACAGGCAGTTTCTCTCCAGCAAAGAACGTTAACATCGCACCTCCACCGGTTGAAACGTGGCTTATACCTTCTATTCCATACTTGTGTATGCTGGCTATTGAGTGGCCCCCACCGACAACGCTGAACGCTGGGCTTTCAGCTATGGCTTTAAACACTCCTACTGTTCCCACAGCAAACTCCTCCCTCTCAAAAACGCCCATAGGTCCGTTGGCTACTATTACCTTTGCCTGCATGAGAACCTGCCTGTACTTCTCTACTGTTCTCGAGCCTATATCTAGTATCTGGTACTCATCGAATAGCCTCTTTTCTTCACTCAGCAAGTCTATCTCCAGTCTCTCCCCCTTGTAATCTATTGCAAAGTCTACGGGAGTTTTAACGAAGGGATAGAACTCATCTAGTATCTTCCCAGCCCAGTCTACGTATTTTAAGATGCCTTTACGTTCCATAAATTCTATGTTCTTCCTTCCCAAGTCGAAGCCCTTGGCCAAAGTAAAGATGTTTGCAACCAATCCCCCAGTTAGAATTATATCAGCCTTCCCTTTTCTCAACACGTTCTCGGCAACCCTCAAGGAGTCATCGACCTTTGCCCCTCCCAGGACGTATACCCTGGGTCTCTCCTTGCTGTAATAAGCTCTGCTTAGAGCTTCAACTTCCCTCTCCATTAGAAAGCCCATTATCATGGGCTTTACCCTTGCAAAGCCAACTAAGGAGGGCTGACTTCTATGTGCAGCGGCAAAGGCATCATTCACGACCAGATCTATAACCTGGGAGAGCTTTTTAACGAAGAACGTTTTTTCACACTCCTCTATAGGCTTGTTTTTAACTTCCTCAGCCGAAAATCTAAGGTTTTCAAGCATTAGAACCTCTCCGGGTTTAAGCTCTCTAATCTTTTCTCTAGCGTACTTTCCAAACACATCTTCAACGTACTCAACGTGCTGGTCTAACAGTTCAGAGAGAACCCTTGCATGCTCTTCTGTTGTGGCGTAGTCCTCGCTGTATGGCTTTCCCTGATGAGTGCCTATAACAAGCCTCGCTCCACTTTCGAGCAGGTACCTTATCGTTGGAAGCACGGCCCTAAATCTCGCGTCGCTGATGATCTTCCCATCCTTCATCGGTGAATTGAGGTCAGCGCGAAGGAAAACCGCCTTATTGTGGAAATCAAAATCGCTCAATCTGAACATTTCATCACCGTAAAAT encodes the following:
- a CDS encoding phosphoglycerate kinase — its product is MFRLSDFDFHNKAVFLRADLNSPMKDGKIISDARFRAVLPTIRYLLESGARLVIGTHQGKPYSEDYATTEEHARVLSELLDQHVEYVEDVFGKYAREKIRELKPGEVLMLENLRFSAEEVKNKPIEECEKTFFVKKLSQVIDLVVNDAFAAAHRSQPSLVGFARVKPMIMGFLMEREVEALSRAYYSKERPRVYVLGGAKVDDSLRVAENVLRKGKADIILTGGLVANIFTLAKGFDLGRKNIEFMERKGILKYVDWAGKILDEFYPFVKTPVDFAIDYKGERLEIDLLSEEKRLFDEYQILDIGSRTVEKYRQVLMQAKVIVANGPMGVFEREEFAVGTVGVFKAIAESPAFSVVGGGHSIASIHKYGIEGISHVSTGGGAMLTFFAGEKLPVLEALSLSYEKFKGRL